The following proteins are encoded in a genomic region of Burkholderia gladioli:
- a CDS encoding GntR family transcriptional regulator, with product MSPRITPPALQLVESETMADKVYQQLREALMSGRFAPGQALSLRGVAEAVGSSTMPVRAALTRLAAERALVDGPNRALVVPPMTLEMLDELRDVRIALEGCVAARATARMDEAQVGEVRALCETMHTHAEAGDTREYLRANFAFHRAIYRHGASESTLAIIENLWMRIGPFLNMVAPDIPHMRRSMVAHRAIVEAIARGDGAGAKAGIALDIDGAAHDLATTLGTARDAEDGAEHANKEAAARLKPARA from the coding sequence TTGTCACCGCGCATCACCCCGCCCGCCCTGCAGCTCGTCGAATCCGAAACGATGGCCGACAAGGTCTACCAGCAACTGCGCGAGGCGCTGATGAGCGGCCGTTTCGCGCCGGGCCAGGCGCTGAGCCTGCGCGGCGTGGCCGAGGCGGTCGGCTCGTCCACCATGCCGGTGCGCGCCGCGCTCACGCGGCTGGCCGCCGAGCGCGCGCTGGTGGACGGCCCGAACCGCGCCCTGGTGGTGCCGCCGATGACGCTCGAGATGCTCGACGAGCTGCGCGACGTGCGCATCGCCCTGGAGGGCTGCGTGGCCGCGCGTGCCACCGCCCGCATGGACGAGGCGCAGGTGGGCGAGGTCCGCGCGCTCTGCGAGACCATGCACACGCACGCCGAGGCCGGCGACACGCGCGAATACCTGCGCGCCAACTTCGCCTTCCACCGCGCGATCTACCGGCACGGCGCGAGCGAGAGCACGCTGGCCATCATCGAGAACCTGTGGATGCGGATCGGCCCGTTCCTCAACATGGTGGCGCCCGACATCCCGCATATGCGCCGCTCGATGGTGGCGCACCGCGCGATCGTCGAGGCGATCGCGCGCGGCGACGGCGCCGGCGCGAAAGCCGGCATCGCGCTCGACATCGACGGCGCCGCGCACGACCTGGCGACCACGCTCGGCACTGCGCGGGACGCCGAGGATGGCGCCGAACACGCGAACAAGGAAGCAGCGGCACGACTCAAACCGGCGCGCGCCTGA
- a CDS encoding porin: protein MTPSRYLRHARDARHPQSLRTRARRRLALSLRSPLASGLAAGVAGLALGAAAGPAQAQSSVTLYGTIDTAIVYANNAGGKRQFEMNSSNVLGNRWGLRGSEDLGNGLRAVFDLENGYSSTTGGFQQGGDLFGRQAWVGLASQRAGTLTAGRQYDAVVDFIGPFIAGTQWATYLGGHPGDLDNTNNDYRSNNSVKYTTPTYGGLRASGLYSFGGTPGQFGRNSIWSLGVGYTGGPIVLGAAYVHVKDPNFSYFGNNSSSSATGSNMAASRVYSGYASAGDEQIVAVGGTYTAGPAIIGAVYTNTRFGELGAHASLDPLGYRGSASFHNAELNLRYYLTPVWLLGAAYDYTRGYGVNHVTYQQGDLGITYILSKRTQLYLVGLYQHASGTDSSGQAAVANINGLSASSTPNQVSVLAGITHRF, encoded by the coding sequence ATGACCCCTTCGCGCTACCTGCGCCACGCGCGCGACGCACGCCATCCGCAATCCCTTCGCACCCGCGCCCGACGGCGACTTGCCTTGTCGCTGCGTTCGCCACTGGCTTCGGGCCTGGCCGCCGGCGTCGCCGGCCTGGCGCTCGGCGCCGCGGCCGGCCCGGCGCAGGCGCAATCGAGCGTGACCTTGTACGGCACCATCGACACGGCGATCGTCTACGCCAACAACGCGGGCGGCAAGCGCCAGTTCGAGATGAACAGCAGCAACGTGCTCGGCAACCGCTGGGGGCTGCGCGGTAGCGAGGATCTCGGCAACGGCCTGCGCGCCGTGTTCGATCTGGAGAACGGTTATTCGTCGACCACCGGCGGCTTCCAGCAGGGCGGCGACCTGTTCGGTCGACAGGCCTGGGTGGGGCTCGCCTCGCAGCGCGCCGGCACGCTGACGGCGGGCCGTCAATACGACGCGGTGGTCGATTTCATCGGGCCCTTCATCGCCGGCACGCAATGGGCGACCTACCTCGGCGGCCACCCGGGCGACCTCGACAACACCAACAACGACTACCGCTCGAACAACTCGGTGAAGTACACCACGCCGACTTATGGTGGCCTGCGCGCCAGCGGCCTCTACAGCTTCGGCGGCACGCCGGGGCAGTTCGGGCGCAATTCGATCTGGTCGCTCGGGGTGGGCTACACGGGCGGGCCGATCGTGCTCGGCGCGGCCTACGTGCACGTCAAGGACCCGAACTTCTCCTACTTCGGCAACAACTCGAGCTCGAGCGCCACCGGCAGCAACATGGCCGCGAGCCGCGTCTATTCGGGTTACGCCTCGGCCGGCGACGAGCAGATCGTGGCGGTCGGCGGCACCTACACGGCGGGGCCGGCGATCATCGGCGCGGTCTATACCAACACGCGCTTCGGCGAACTGGGCGCGCATGCGAGCCTGGACCCGCTCGGCTATCGCGGCTCGGCCAGCTTCCACAACGCCGAGCTGAACCTGCGCTACTACCTCACGCCGGTCTGGTTGCTCGGCGCGGCTTATGACTACACGCGCGGCTACGGCGTCAACCACGTGACCTACCAGCAGGGCGACCTGGGCATCACCTACATCCTCTCCAAGCGTACCCAGCTCTACCTGGTCGGCCTCTACCAGCACGCGTCGGGCACCGATTCGAGCGGGCAGGCGGCGGTGGCCAACATCAACGGGCTGAGCGCCTCGTCGACGCCGAACCAGGTATCGGTGCTGGCCGGCATCACGCATCGGTTCTGA
- a CDS encoding cytochrome ubiquinol oxidase subunit I yields MEIFDALHLARLQFAFTVSFHIVFPAISIGMASFLAVLEGMWLKTGDSSYKDMFLFWSKIFAVGFGMGVISGVVMAYEIGTNWGGFSRIAGSVTGPLLTYEVLTAFFLEAGFLGVMLFGWQRVSPRAHYFATLMVALGTLISTFWILASNSFMQTPQGFGIENGRLVPVDWWKIIFNPSFPYRLFHMTIAAFIVAGFLVAACSAWHLLKGRRDAAVTRSFSMALWLLLPLVPLQIAIGDAHGLNTREYQPAKIAAIEGIWETEHGGTALNLVGLPDMDAEVTRYAIQLPHLGSLILTHSWDGEIRGLKTFPREDRPYSPIIFWTFRVMAGLGFLMLFAVLLGCWLRRGARLYDSRVFQRFMLWMGPSGIVALLAGWITTEVGRQPWTVYGVLRTEHSVSPLSGQQVGVTLLLFVIVYFLVFGTGVYYMLKLMRKGPSIGHDESQAAHPVLQNRALSRPHDAIDEE; encoded by the coding sequence ATGGAGATTTTCGACGCATTGCATCTGGCGCGCCTGCAGTTCGCGTTCACGGTGTCGTTCCACATCGTGTTCCCGGCGATCAGCATCGGCATGGCCAGCTTCCTCGCGGTGCTCGAAGGCATGTGGCTCAAGACCGGCGATTCGTCCTACAAGGACATGTTCCTGTTCTGGTCGAAGATCTTCGCGGTCGGCTTCGGCATGGGCGTGATCTCGGGCGTGGTGATGGCCTACGAGATCGGCACCAACTGGGGCGGCTTCTCGCGTATCGCCGGCAGCGTGACCGGGCCGCTGCTGACCTACGAGGTGCTGACCGCCTTCTTCCTCGAGGCCGGCTTCCTCGGCGTGATGCTGTTCGGCTGGCAGCGCGTGAGCCCGCGCGCGCATTACTTCGCCACGCTGATGGTCGCGCTCGGCACCCTGATCTCCACCTTCTGGATCCTCGCCTCCAACAGCTTCATGCAGACCCCGCAGGGTTTCGGCATCGAGAACGGGCGACTGGTGCCGGTCGACTGGTGGAAGATCATCTTCAATCCCTCGTTCCCGTATCGCCTGTTCCACATGACGATCGCTGCCTTCATCGTGGCCGGCTTCCTGGTGGCCGCCTGCAGCGCCTGGCACCTGCTCAAGGGGCGGCGCGACGCGGCCGTCACGCGCAGCTTCTCGATGGCGCTGTGGCTGCTGCTGCCGCTGGTGCCGCTGCAGATCGCGATCGGCGACGCGCACGGCCTGAACACGCGCGAATACCAGCCGGCCAAGATCGCGGCGATCGAGGGCATCTGGGAGACCGAGCACGGCGGCACCGCGCTGAACCTGGTGGGCCTGCCCGACATGGACGCCGAGGTGACGCGCTACGCGATCCAGCTCCCGCACCTGGGCAGCCTGATCCTCACTCACAGCTGGGACGGCGAGATTCGCGGCCTCAAGACCTTCCCGCGCGAGGACCGCCCCTATTCGCCGATCATCTTCTGGACCTTCCGCGTGATGGCCGGGCTCGGCTTCCTGATGCTGTTCGCGGTGCTGCTGGGCTGCTGGCTGCGGCGCGGCGCGCGGCTCTACGATTCGCGCGTGTTCCAGCGCTTCATGCTGTGGATGGGCCCGTCGGGCATCGTCGCGCTGCTGGCCGGCTGGATCACCACCGAGGTGGGCCGCCAGCCCTGGACCGTCTACGGCGTGCTGCGCACCGAGCATTCGGTCTCGCCGCTGAGCGGCCAGCAGGTCGGCGTGACCCTGCTGCTGTTCGTGATCGTCTATTTCCTGGTGTTCGGCACGGGGGTCTACTACATGCTCAAGCTGATGCGAAAGGGCCCCTCGATCGGCCATGACGAAAGCCAGGCCGCCCATCCGGTGCTGCAGAACCGGGCGCTGTCGCGCCCCCACGACGCGATCGACGAGGAGTGA
- a CDS encoding SDR family oxidoreductase produces the protein MAILDLLKPFPGLRVLVTGGASGIGLMIADAFAEAGARVHVCDASEAAIAALGERTGKPVHGATLADVADPAAIERVFADLGRTLGGLDVLVNNAGIAGPTGGIDEIDPGDWQRTISINLDAQYRFARRAVPLLRASPQGGSIIALSSVAGRLGYAFRTPYAATKWAIVGLVKSLAIELGPTGIRVNAIQPGIVRGPRMRGVIEARAKQLGLAYEEMEARYLEKISLRRMTDPEEIAATALFLCSPGGHGISGQAISVCGNVEVL, from the coding sequence ATGGCCATCCTCGATTTGCTCAAACCCTTCCCCGGCCTGCGCGTGCTCGTCACGGGCGGCGCTTCCGGCATCGGCCTGATGATCGCCGACGCGTTCGCCGAGGCCGGCGCGCGCGTGCACGTCTGCGACGCCTCCGAGGCGGCCATCGCCGCGCTCGGCGAGCGCACCGGCAAACCCGTGCATGGCGCCACGCTGGCCGACGTGGCCGACCCGGCCGCGATCGAGCGCGTGTTCGCGGACCTCGGCCGAACGCTGGGCGGGCTCGACGTGCTGGTCAACAACGCCGGCATCGCCGGGCCGACCGGCGGCATCGACGAGATCGACCCGGGCGACTGGCAACGCACCATCTCGATCAACCTCGACGCGCAATATCGTTTCGCGCGGCGCGCGGTGCCGCTGCTGCGCGCCTCGCCGCAAGGCGGCTCGATCATCGCGCTGTCCTCGGTGGCCGGGCGGCTCGGCTACGCGTTCCGCACCCCTTACGCGGCCACCAAGTGGGCGATCGTCGGCCTGGTCAAGAGCCTCGCGATCGAGCTCGGGCCGACCGGCATCCGCGTCAACGCGATCCAGCCCGGCATCGTGCGCGGCCCGCGCATGCGCGGCGTGATCGAGGCGCGCGCGAAGCAGCTCGGCCTCGCCTACGAGGAGATGGAGGCGCGCTACCTGGAGAAGATCTCGCTGCGCCGCATGACCGACCCCGAGGAAATCGCCGCCACCGCGCTGTTCCTCTGCTCGCCGGGCGGCCATGGCATCTCGGGGCAGGCGATCTCCGTGTGCGGCAACGTCGAGGTGCTCTAA
- a CDS encoding MFS transporter produces the protein MSSQPATLSAVDGDARVALNRLLFRKLMPILIVAYVISFLDRTNIAFAKHAMSIDLGISSAAYGLGAGLFFLTYAVLEIPSNLVLHRVGARFWITRIMITWGLLSIAMAFVRGETSFYVMRLLLGAAEAGLFPGVMLYLTYWFGREERARATGYFLLGVCVANIVGGPLAGALLELDGAFGWHGWQWLFAIEGVPAVLLAFVVWRKLPDRPSSAPWLDAETGRALERSLAAEQQAGSASHGGHSFGLAVRDPQIWLAIFVYFCHQLTIYTMIFFLPGIISASGQFSSFAVGLLSAMPWVAAALGASTLPRLARDSKRSRSLLCAGLLVMAAGLVSAAHASPGLALLSVCVAAAMFFVVQAIIFTFPASRLSGNALAGGLGLVNTCGLLGGFVGPTVVGAIEQATGDAKNGLTLLAVALAIAAVVALRLRHGGE, from the coding sequence ATGTCGTCCCAACCCGCCACCCTGTCCGCCGTCGACGGCGATGCCCGCGTCGCGCTGAACCGGCTGCTGTTCCGCAAGCTGATGCCGATCCTGATCGTCGCCTACGTCATCAGCTTCCTCGATCGCACCAACATCGCCTTCGCCAAGCACGCGATGAGCATCGATCTCGGCATTTCCTCGGCCGCCTACGGCCTGGGCGCCGGCCTGTTCTTCCTGACCTACGCGGTGCTGGAGATTCCCAGCAACCTGGTGCTGCACCGCGTCGGCGCGCGCTTCTGGATCACCCGCATCATGATCACCTGGGGGCTGCTGTCGATCGCGATGGCCTTCGTGCGCGGCGAAACCTCGTTCTACGTGATGCGCCTGCTGCTGGGCGCGGCCGAGGCCGGCCTGTTCCCGGGCGTGATGCTGTACCTGACCTACTGGTTCGGCCGCGAGGAGCGGGCCCGCGCGACCGGCTATTTCCTGCTCGGCGTGTGCGTGGCGAACATCGTCGGCGGGCCGCTGGCCGGCGCGCTGCTCGAACTCGACGGCGCCTTCGGCTGGCACGGCTGGCAGTGGCTGTTCGCGATCGAGGGGGTTCCGGCCGTGCTGCTGGCCTTCGTGGTCTGGCGCAAGCTGCCGGACCGGCCCAGCAGCGCGCCCTGGCTCGACGCCGAGACGGGCCGCGCGCTGGAGCGCTCGCTGGCGGCCGAGCAGCAGGCCGGCAGCGCCTCGCACGGCGGCCATTCGTTCGGGCTGGCGGTACGCGATCCGCAGATCTGGCTGGCGATCTTCGTCTACTTCTGCCACCAGTTGACGATCTACACGATGATCTTCTTCCTGCCCGGCATCATCTCGGCCTCGGGGCAGTTCTCATCGTTCGCGGTGGGGCTGCTGAGCGCGATGCCCTGGGTGGCCGCCGCGCTCGGCGCCTCGACGCTGCCGCGCCTGGCGCGCGACTCGAAGCGCTCGCGCTCGCTGCTCTGCGCGGGGCTGCTGGTGATGGCCGCGGGCCTGGTCAGCGCCGCCCATGCCTCGCCGGGGCTGGCCCTGCTCAGCGTGTGCGTGGCCGCCGCGATGTTCTTCGTGGTGCAGGCCATCATCTTCACCTTCCCGGCCTCGCGCTTGTCCGGCAATGCGCTGGCGGGCGGGCTGGGGCTGGTCAATACCTGCGGCCTGCTCGGCGGCTTCGTCGGGCCCACCGTGGTGGGCGCGATCGAGCAGGCCACCGGCGACGCGAAGAACGGCCTCACCCTGCTGGCCGTGGCACTGGCGATCGCGGCGGTGGTCGCGCTAAGGTTGAGGCACGGCGGGGAATGA
- a CDS encoding chloride channel protein codes for MVTVLTGIGAGIGGMLLALLLHEIQHLAYGYSVGQVISEESFLHGVSAASPLRRVLVMTGCGLVAGFGWWALYRWGKPLVSIKRAVKAADPRMPILSTTVHALLQIVTVALGSPLGREVAPREIGSLWAGWIAHRAGLSAADQRLMVACGAGAGLAAVYNVPLGGAVFVLEVLLGSFGWSAAVPALASSAIAAVVAWIGLGNEHQYTVAPLAIDASLVVWSALCGPVFGVAAYGFTRLTTAARASAPRDWRLPALSVLNFAIIGGLSIALPALLGNGKGPASLGFDSALTIGMAAVLLVAKVAIEWGSLRAGAEGGLLTPGLANGALLAIVLGGLWHFVWPGTAPGAFAIVGAAAFLAASMQMPLTAIVLVVEFTRVGHDFLVPVLIAVAGSIAAFRLVSTRAQG; via the coding sequence ATGGTCACCGTGCTGACGGGGATCGGCGCCGGCATCGGCGGCATGCTGCTGGCGCTGCTGCTGCACGAAATTCAGCATCTCGCCTATGGCTACAGCGTCGGCCAGGTGATCAGCGAGGAGAGCTTCCTGCACGGCGTGAGCGCGGCCTCGCCGCTGCGCCGGGTGCTGGTGATGACCGGCTGCGGGCTGGTGGCCGGCTTCGGCTGGTGGGCGCTGTACCGCTGGGGCAAGCCGCTGGTCAGCATCAAGCGCGCCGTGAAGGCGGCCGACCCGCGCATGCCGATCCTCAGCACCACCGTCCACGCGCTGCTGCAGATCGTGACGGTGGCGCTCGGCTCACCGCTCGGCCGCGAGGTGGCGCCGCGCGAGATCGGCTCGCTGTGGGCCGGCTGGATCGCGCATCGGGCCGGGCTGTCGGCCGCCGACCAGCGCCTGATGGTGGCCTGCGGCGCCGGCGCCGGCTTGGCCGCCGTCTACAACGTGCCGCTGGGCGGCGCCGTGTTCGTGCTGGAGGTGCTGCTCGGCAGCTTCGGCTGGTCGGCCGCGGTGCCGGCCCTGGCCAGCTCGGCGATCGCCGCCGTGGTGGCCTGGATCGGCCTGGGCAACGAGCACCAGTACACGGTCGCGCCGCTCGCCATCGACGCCTCGCTGGTGGTGTGGTCGGCGCTCTGCGGGCCGGTGTTCGGGGTGGCCGCCTACGGCTTCACGCGCCTGACCACCGCCGCGCGGGCCAGCGCGCCGCGCGACTGGCGGCTGCCGGCGCTGTCGGTGCTCAATTTCGCGATCATCGGCGGCCTGTCGATCGCCTTGCCGGCCCTGCTCGGCAACGGCAAGGGGCCGGCCTCGCTGGGCTTCGACAGCGCCCTGACGATCGGCATGGCCGCCGTGCTGCTGGTGGCCAAGGTGGCGATCGAGTGGGGCAGCCTGCGGGCCGGCGCCGAAGGCGGCCTGCTCACGCCGGGCCTGGCCAACGGCGCGCTGCTCGCGATCGTGCTGGGCGGTCTCTGGCACTTCGTGTGGCCCGGCACGGCGCCCGGCGCATTCGCCATCGTGGGCGCCGCCGCCTTCCTGGCCGCCTCGATGCAGATGCCGCTGACCGCGATCGTGCTGGTTGTCGAATTTACCCGCGTCGGCCACGATTTCCTGGTGCCGGTGCTGATCGCGGTGGCCGGTTCGATCGCCGCGTTCCGGCTGGTCTCGACGCGCGCGCAGGGCTGA
- a CDS encoding 3-keto-5-aminohexanoate cleavage protein has translation MASARKVIITCAPTGAIHTPSMSPYLPVTPREIEDAAVAAAEAGAAILHLHARNPSDGKPTQDPAVFAEFLPRIKARCDAVINLTSGGSPHMTIAERLRPAHHFQPEIASLNMGSMNFGLYPMLERFPELKHDWEREHLANSRDLVFKNTFADIETILTSCGANGTRFEFECYDISHLYNLAHFVDRGLAKPPFFVQSVFGLLGGIGAHPEDLMHMRRTADRLFGADYVWSILGAGRNQIPLATIGAAQGANVRVGLEDSLWIGPGKLAESSAAQVLKMRQVLDGLSLEIATPAEARAMLGLKGPDAVRF, from the coding sequence ATGGCCTCCGCCCGCAAAGTCATCATCACCTGCGCCCCGACCGGCGCGATCCACACGCCGTCGATGTCGCCCTACCTGCCCGTCACGCCGCGCGAGATCGAGGACGCCGCGGTCGCGGCCGCCGAGGCCGGCGCCGCGATCCTGCACCTGCACGCGCGCAACCCTTCCGACGGCAAGCCTACCCAGGACCCGGCCGTGTTCGCGGAGTTCCTGCCGCGCATCAAGGCGCGCTGCGATGCCGTGATCAACCTGACCTCGGGCGGCAGCCCGCACATGACGATCGCCGAGCGGCTGCGTCCCGCGCATCACTTCCAGCCCGAGATCGCCTCGCTGAACATGGGCTCGATGAACTTCGGCCTCTATCCGATGCTGGAGCGCTTCCCCGAGCTGAAGCACGACTGGGAACGCGAGCATCTCGCGAACAGCCGCGACCTGGTGTTCAAGAACACCTTCGCCGACATCGAGACCATCCTCACCAGTTGCGGCGCGAACGGCACGCGCTTCGAATTCGAGTGCTACGACATCTCGCATCTCTACAACCTCGCGCACTTCGTCGATCGCGGCCTGGCCAAGCCGCCGTTCTTCGTGCAGAGCGTGTTCGGGCTGCTGGGCGGGATCGGCGCGCATCCCGAGGACCTGATGCACATGCGGCGCACCGCCGACCGGCTGTTCGGCGCGGACTACGTCTGGTCGATCCTCGGCGCGGGCCGCAACCAGATCCCGCTGGCCACGATCGGCGCCGCGCAGGGCGCGAACGTGCGCGTCGGGCTCGAGGATTCGCTCTGGATCGGCCCCGGCAAGCTGGCCGAATCGAGCGCCGCCCAGGTGCTGAAGATGCGCCAGGTGCTGGACGGGCTGTCGCTGGAGATCGCCACCCCGGCCGAGGCCCGCGCGATGCTCGGCCTGAAGGGGCCCGACGCGGTCAGGTTCTGA
- the cydB gene encoding cytochrome d ubiquinol oxidase subunit II — MSLYLPVLWAFIVGLGVFLYVMLDGFDLGLGLLFPFFDARSERQVMLNTVAPVWDGNETFLVLGGAVLYGAFPVAYATLLPANYLPLVLMVIGLIFRGAAFELRAKARRTQNLWDLAFIGGSMLATFCQGVVLGSLLQGTTIVNGAFAGDPFGWLSPFSVFCGFCLLITYATLGCGWLIWKTDGALREKAYFLMKPLCLILLGAIFLISAWTVIGLPAVAERWFGGGRLIVFSPVPILVLACATGILRAVNHRRRDLQPFVLTLAILFLGYTGLAISIWPNLVPPSLSIWDASSPAESQWFILVGTVIVLPIILVYNFMQYRVFHGKVREGDAGYH, encoded by the coding sequence ATGAGCCTCTATCTTCCCGTGCTGTGGGCCTTCATCGTCGGGCTCGGCGTGTTCCTCTACGTGATGCTCGACGGTTTCGACCTCGGCCTCGGCCTGCTGTTTCCGTTCTTCGATGCGCGCAGCGAGCGGCAGGTGATGCTCAACACCGTCGCGCCCGTGTGGGACGGCAACGAAACCTTCCTGGTGCTGGGCGGCGCGGTGTTGTACGGCGCCTTCCCGGTGGCCTATGCCACGCTGCTGCCCGCCAACTACCTGCCGCTGGTGCTGATGGTGATCGGCCTGATCTTCCGGGGCGCGGCCTTCGAGTTGCGCGCCAAGGCACGGCGTACCCAGAACCTCTGGGACCTGGCCTTCATCGGCGGTTCGATGCTGGCCACCTTCTGCCAGGGCGTGGTGCTCGGCTCGCTGCTGCAGGGCACCACCATCGTCAACGGCGCGTTCGCCGGCGACCCGTTCGGCTGGCTCTCGCCGTTCAGCGTGTTCTGCGGCTTCTGCCTGCTGATCACCTATGCCACGCTCGGCTGCGGCTGGCTGATCTGGAAGACCGACGGCGCGCTGCGGGAGAAGGCGTATTTCCTGATGAAGCCGCTGTGCCTGATCCTGCTCGGCGCGATCTTCCTGATCAGCGCCTGGACCGTGATCGGGCTGCCCGCGGTGGCCGAGCGCTGGTTCGGCGGCGGCCGGCTGATCGTGTTCTCGCCGGTGCCGATCCTGGTGCTGGCCTGCGCCACCGGCATCCTGCGCGCGGTGAACCATCGCCGTCGCGACCTGCAACCCTTCGTGCTGACGCTGGCGATCCTGTTCCTCGGCTACACGGGCCTCGCGATCAGCATCTGGCCCAACCTGGTGCCGCCCTCGCTGTCGATCTGGGACGCGTCCTCGCCGGCCGAGAGCCAGTGGTTCATCCTGGTCGGCACGGTGATCGTGCTGCCGATCATCCTGGTCTACAACTTCATGCAGTACCGCGTATTCCACGGCAAGGTCCGCGAGGGCGACGCCGGGTATCACTGA